One segment of Pempheris klunzingeri isolate RE-2024b chromosome 20, fPemKlu1.hap1, whole genome shotgun sequence DNA contains the following:
- the twnk gene encoding twinkle mtDNA helicase — MWRSLQLKGTACLLRVAAQRFLHQRPSLSPCVRLLTQRLLHRPPCGLGLWGKGCFLPHIWTRAYKKDAKSTVEFPGSPITVTDIKQYLRSKEIPFHDGYSCLHIPTIFVDSPARVDSFNLFIDKITGQFLCKDTLVEGSWEDLQDCLEVMQKEGQDFLSPHVLLGYPESVEEQEERERELREVQRIWSSSVPFTDLPEDEAQLIKTMFQITKISNATLKKFGVRLFKPTKSLVFPWFGGPDSSLKGVKLLSAQSTDTEKVTYNEATVPKCNLYYNLFGLPLVGRMDSEVVLTGHELDTLAVSQATGLPSVALPRGVSCLPPILLPYLEQFKRVTLWLGGDIRSWEASKIFSRKLGLRRCSLVRPGEFRPCPVEALARGKNFGQIIKSSIPAAHKSIVSFKQLREDVYGELVNTDQVAGVKWSRFPELNRILKGHRKGELTVFTGPTGSGKTTFISEVALDLCMQGVNTLWGSFEINNVRLAKIMLTQFAMQRLEENLEQYDFWADKFEELPLYFMTFHGQQNIKTVLDTMQHAVYMYDINHVIIDNLQFMMGQENLSVDKFAVQDHIIGVFRKFVTNSSCHVTLIIHPRKEEDDRELQTASIFGSAKASQEADNVLILQEKKLVTCPGRRSLQVTKNRFDGDVGIFPLDFIKSSLTFSAPVRAKPKLRKVPTKPENEEGDEGKEDEVVVKKEEVKKERAEKAAKTTKTPRTIKKTVPENEASQK; from the exons ATGTGGAGGAGCCTGCAGCTTAAGGGCACCGCCTGCCTCTTGCGGGTGGCAGCCCAGAGGTTTCTCCACCAAAGACCCTCTCTGTCCCCATGTGTGAGACTTCTCACCCAGAGGCTCCTTCACAGGCCTCCATGTGGTTTAGGGCTTTGGGGCAAAGGCTGCTTCCTGCCACACATTTGGACCAGGGCTTATAAAAAGGATGCCAAGTCTACTGTGGAGTTTCCTGGGAGCCccatcacagtcacagacatcAAACAGTATTTGCGCTCCAAGGAAATTCCCTTCCACGATGGCTACAGCTGCCTCCATATCCCCACCATCTTTGTCGATTCGCCTGCCAGGGTGGACAGCTTCAACTTGTTCATCGACAAAATCACCGGACAGTTTCTGTGCAAAGACACACTGGTGGAAGGGAGCTGGGAGGATCTCCAGGACTGCCTGGAGGTGATGCAGAAGGAGGGGCAGGACTTCCTCAGCCCTCATGTGCTGCTGGGATATCCAGAGAgcgtggaggagcaggaggagagggagagagagctgagggagGTGCAGAGGATCTGGTCCAGCTCCGTGCCCTTCACTGACCTCCCAGAGGACGAGGCTCAGCTGATTAAAACCATGTTCCAG ATCACAAAGATCTCTAATGCAACCCTCAAGAAGTTTGGTGTGAGGCTCTTCAAGCCTACCAAGAGTCTGGTTTTCCCCTGGTTTGGTGGACCTGACTCCTCCCTTAAGGGGGTGAAGCTTCTCTCTGCCCAAAGCACCGACACAGAGAAAGTTACTTATAATGAAGCTACAGTGCCAAAGTGTAATTTGTACTACAACCTGTTTGGCCTCCCGCTGGTGGGCCGCATGGACTCGGAGGTGGTGCTCACCGGACATGAGCTGGACACTCTGGCTGTGAGCCAGGCCACAGGACTCCCCAGTGTTGCTCTTCCACGTGGCGTCAGCTGCCTCCCCCCGATCCTGCTGCCTTACCTGGAACAGTTCAAGCGTGTGACGCTGTGGCTGGGAGGCGACATCCGCTCCTGGGAGGCGTCAAAGATCTTCTCACGCAAGCTGGGTCTGAGGCGCTGCTCGCTGGTGCGGCCTGGGGAGTTCCGGCCGTGTCCCGTGGAGGCGCTGGCCCGGGGGAAGAACTTCGGCCAAATCATCAAATCGTCCATCCCAGCAGCACATAAGTCCATAGTGTCCTTCAAGCAGCTGAGAGAGGACGTGTACGGAGAGCTGGTGAACACTGATCAGGTGGCTGGAGTTAAGTGGTCGAGGTTTCCAGAGCTCAACAGGATCCTGAAGGGACACCGCAAGGGAGAGCTGACTGTTTTCACAG GTCCCACAGGCAGTGGGAAGACGACCTTTATCAGCGAGGTTGCCCTGGACCTTTGCATGCAGGGAGTCAACACGTTATGGGGCAGCTTTGAGATCAACAACGTGCGTCTGGCTAAGATCATGCTGACACAGTTTGCCATGCAGAGGCTGGAGGAAAACCTGGAGCAGTACGACTTCTGGGCAGACAAGTTTGAAGAGCTGCCGCTGTACTTCATGACTTTCCACGGGCAGCAGAACATCAA GACAGTGCTGGACACTATGCAACATGCTGTCTACATGTATGACATCAACCACGTCATCATCGACAACCTGCAGTTCATGATGGGGCAGGAAAACCTCTCAGTAGACAA GTTTGCGGTCCAGGACCACATCATTGGAGTGTTCAGGAAGTTTGTCACCAACAGCAGCTGTCACGTCACTCTGATCATCCACCCcaggaaagaggaggatgacagagaacTTCAAACGGCATCCATCTTTGGTTCGGCAAAG GCCAGCCAAGAAGCCGACAACGTCCTCATTCTGCAGGAGAAGAAGCTGGTGACGTGTCCCGGCCGCAGGTCCCTGCAGGTGACCAAGAACCGCTTCGACGGGGACGTGGGCATCTTCCCTCTGGATTTCATCAAGTCCTCGCTCACTTTCTCAGCTCCCGTCAGGGCCAAGCCCAAGCTGAGGAAGGTCCCCACCAAGCCCGAAAACGAGGAGGGCGACGAGGGCAAGGAGGACGAGGTGGTGGTGAAGAAGGAAGAGGTTAAAAAAGAGAGGGCGGAGAAAGcggccaaaacaacaaagactcCACGAACTATCAAGAAAACTGTACCGGAAAATGAAGCCTCGCAGAAGTAA